In the Deltaproteobacteria bacterium genome, one interval contains:
- the accB gene encoding acetyl-CoA carboxylase biotin carboxyl carrier protein, whose translation MTEDEVLQILDLVEKSNFDYLDLEIGDLKLTVSKSGVPAVPATVSVTQAAPAAAAAPAAAPAAEAPAAPAAAAPEPAPAAESAPAAQAVTVKEGTVPVPAPMVGTFYATPEPGAPPFVKLGDHVDAETTVGLVEVMKVFNAVSAGAAGTIDEVCVESGQFVEHGQTLFLVRPDA comes from the coding sequence TTGACCGAGGATGAAGTACTGCAAATTCTGGACTTGGTGGAGAAATCGAACTTCGACTATCTCGACCTGGAGATAGGCGATCTGAAGCTCACCGTCAGCAAGTCGGGCGTTCCCGCGGTGCCCGCGACCGTCAGCGTGACCCAGGCCGCGCCCGCGGCGGCTGCCGCTCCGGCAGCGGCTCCCGCGGCCGAGGCGCCGGCAGCTCCCGCCGCGGCAGCGCCCGAACCCGCCCCGGCGGCGGAAAGCGCCCCCGCGGCCCAGGCGGTCACCGTCAAGGAGGGCACCGTTCCCGTTCCCGCGCCCATGGTCGGCACGTTCTACGCCACGCCCGAGCCCGGAGCGCCGCCGTTCGTGAAGCTCGGCGACCACGTGGACGCCGAGACCACCGTGGGCCTCGTGGAGGTCATGAAGGTCTTCAACGCCGTGAGCGCGGGCGCCGCCGGCACCATCGACGAAGTCTGCGTCGAGAGCGGCCAGTTCGTCGAGCACGGCCAGACCCTCTTCCTGGTGCGGCCGGATGCCTAG
- a CDS encoding alpha/beta hydrolase — protein MPTLNVGDADIYYEVQGDGPPFVFISETACDGDVWNIFQVPEFSRDHRTLITDFRGTGRSTRTPMRYTTRMFAEDVAAVMDHIDATDAVVCGHSMGGRVAQLLALEHPGRVKKLILASSGASHPDARGIPLRIATEMVEMGYEKYVREHTIEVGWTEQYQADHPAEIEHCLKVRMANMSSVECYFRHVIARQEHDTSERLKDIGVPALVLVGEDDHAVVSDMSHRKGAEILATGIPNARLVVLPGERHSYFFTNPEAAHKAIREFIRD, from the coding sequence ATGCCAACACTCAACGTCGGCGACGCCGACATCTACTACGAGGTCCAGGGAGACGGGCCTCCGTTCGTGTTCATCTCGGAAACCGCGTGCGACGGCGACGTCTGGAACATCTTCCAGGTGCCCGAGTTCTCGCGCGACCACCGCACCCTCATCACGGACTTCCGCGGCACGGGGCGCTCCACCCGGACACCCATGCGCTACACCACGCGCATGTTCGCCGAAGACGTCGCGGCGGTCATGGATCACATCGACGCCACCGACGCCGTCGTGTGCGGGCATTCCATGGGCGGCCGGGTGGCGCAGTTGCTCGCCCTGGAGCATCCCGGGCGGGTCAAGAAGCTCATCCTCGCCTCGTCGGGCGCCTCGCACCCCGACGCCCGGGGCATACCCCTGCGCATCGCCACGGAAATGGTGGAGATGGGCTACGAGAAATACGTGCGCGAGCACACCATCGAGGTGGGCTGGACCGAGCAGTACCAGGCGGACCACCCGGCCGAGATCGAGCATTGCCTCAAGGTGCGCATGGCCAATATGTCGTCGGTGGAGTGCTATTTTCGGCACGTGATCGCGCGGCAGGAGCACGACACCAGCGAGCGCCTGAAGGACATCGGCGTGCCGGCGCTGGTGCTGGTGGGCGAGGACGACCACGCGGTGGTGAGCGACATGTCGCACCGCAAGGGAGCGGAGATCCTGGCAACCGGCATCCCCAACGCCAGGCTGGTGGTGCTTCCGGGAGAGCGGCACAGCTATTTCTTCACGAACCCGGAGGCCGCGCACAAGGCGATCCGGGAGTTCATCCGGGACTGA
- a CDS encoding dienelactone hydrolase family protein, producing MGETITFKRPDGKEASGYYAASGDNAPGVVVIQEWWGVNDQIKSVADKLAGLGYNALVPDLYRGVVTVEAEEASHLMQNLDFADANTDVCSAAEHLKQSCPKVGVIGFCMGGALTVLAAVYSKATDAACCWYGVPPAEAADTRTIAMPFQGHFALEDGFFTPDQVDALEERLKEGNVTHEIFRYQAKHAFGNETGANYDADACKLAWDRSTAFLAQNLK from the coding sequence ATGGGAGAGACGATCACTTTCAAGAGGCCCGACGGCAAGGAAGCATCGGGATATTACGCGGCGTCGGGCGACAACGCTCCCGGCGTGGTGGTGATCCAGGAATGGTGGGGCGTCAACGACCAGATCAAGAGCGTGGCCGACAAGCTGGCCGGTCTGGGTTACAACGCGCTGGTGCCGGACCTCTACCGGGGCGTGGTGACGGTGGAGGCGGAGGAAGCCAGCCACCTCATGCAGAACCTGGACTTCGCCGATGCCAATACGGACGTGTGCAGCGCGGCGGAGCACCTGAAGCAGAGCTGTCCCAAGGTGGGGGTCATCGGCTTTTGCATGGGCGGCGCCCTGACGGTGCTGGCGGCGGTGTACTCCAAGGCCACGGACGCGGCCTGCTGCTGGTACGGCGTTCCCCCGGCCGAAGCGGCCGACACGCGCACCATCGCCATGCCGTTCCAGGGTCACTTCGCGCTGGAGGACGGCTTCTTCACGCCGGATCAGGTGGATGCCCTGGAAGAGCGCCTCAAGGAGGGCAACGTCACCCACGAGATCTTCCGCTACCAGGCGAAGCATGCCTTCGGGAACGAGACCGGGGCGAACTACGACGCCGACGCCTGCAAGCTGGCATGGGACCGGAGCACGGCGTTCCTGGCCCAGAACCTCAAGTAG
- the accC gene encoding acetyl-CoA carboxylase biotin carboxylase subunit, translating into MAVSRLLVANRGEIAVRIIRACQSLGIESVAVVSEADRDSMPARLANRTVCIGPARSTESYLKVEALVATALGTGCDALHPGYGFLAEKSELAEACAKHGVTFVGPRADSIRQMGNKLLARATVGAFGVPLVPGSDNVRGFEDAAEVAAEVGYPVLLKAAAGGGGKGIKIVREDGELQTAFETASAEARAAFGDPTLYMERYIPNARHIEVQVIGDRFGNVVHVGERDCSLQRRYQKVVEEAPAACIPVELRERIRDAGHKVAKEIKYENAGTVEFIYDEDRQDFFFLEMNTRIQVEHPVTEMITGIDLVREQIRVAGGERLSFSQEDVNFNGHAIECRITAEAPWQGFRPCPGVLTEWSPPQGPGIRVDTQCFPGYRVPPFYDSLLAKLIVHAGDREQAVARMKQSLTQFAAAGIDTTIPFLTAVMDEPDYVSGRVSTRWLEGRLDDLAARHAS; encoded by the coding sequence GTGGCCGTTAGCCGTCTCCTGGTCGCCAACCGGGGCGAGATAGCGGTCCGCATCATCAGAGCCTGCCAGTCCCTGGGCATCGAGTCGGTGGCCGTGGTCTCCGAGGCCGACCGCGACAGCATGCCGGCGCGCCTCGCCAACCGCACCGTGTGCATCGGACCGGCCCGTTCCACCGAGAGCTACCTCAAGGTCGAGGCGCTGGTGGCCACCGCCCTGGGCACCGGCTGCGACGCCCTTCACCCGGGCTACGGCTTCCTCGCCGAGAAGTCCGAGCTGGCCGAGGCCTGCGCCAAGCACGGCGTCACCTTCGTGGGTCCGCGCGCCGACAGCATCCGCCAGATGGGCAACAAGTTGCTGGCCCGGGCCACGGTCGGGGCCTTCGGGGTGCCGCTGGTGCCCGGTTCGGACAACGTGCGCGGCTTCGAGGACGCGGCGGAGGTGGCCGCGGAAGTGGGTTATCCGGTGCTGCTCAAGGCCGCGGCCGGCGGCGGCGGCAAGGGCATCAAGATCGTCCGGGAAGACGGCGAGCTCCAGACCGCCTTCGAGACCGCTTCGGCGGAGGCCCGGGCGGCCTTCGGCGATCCCACGCTGTACATGGAGCGCTACATCCCCAACGCCCGCCACATCGAGGTGCAGGTCATCGGCGACCGCTTCGGCAACGTGGTGCACGTGGGCGAGCGCGACTGCTCGCTGCAGCGGCGCTACCAGAAGGTGGTGGAGGAGGCGCCGGCGGCGTGTATTCCGGTGGAGTTGCGGGAACGCATCCGCGACGCCGGACACAAGGTCGCCAAGGAGATCAAGTACGAGAACGCCGGCACCGTGGAGTTCATCTACGACGAGGACCGGCAGGACTTCTTCTTCCTGGAGATGAATACGCGCATCCAGGTGGAGCATCCGGTCACCGAGATGATCACCGGCATCGACCTCGTGCGCGAGCAGATCCGCGTCGCCGGCGGCGAGCGACTGTCCTTCTCCCAGGAGGACGTGAACTTCAACGGCCACGCCATCGAGTGCCGCATCACCGCCGAGGCGCCGTGGCAGGGGTTCCGGCCGTGTCCCGGCGTGCTCACCGAGTGGAGCCCGCCCCAAGGGCCGGGCATCCGGGTGGACACCCAGTGCTTCCCGGGCTACCGGGTCCCGCCGTTCTACGATTCGCTGCTGGCCAAGCTCATCGTCCACGCCGGCGACCGAGAGCAGGCGGTGGCGCGCATGAAGCAGTCCCTGACGCAGTTCGCCGCCGCCGGCATCGACACCACCATCCCGTTCCTGACCGCGGTCATGGACGAGCCGGACTACGTCAGCGGCAGGGTCAGCACCCGCTGGCTCGAGGGCCGGCTCGACGACCTGGCCGCGCGCCACGCTTCCTGA